A genomic window from Gaiellales bacterium includes:
- a CDS encoding (Fe-S)-binding protein codes for MSTPSTRELLDACVHCGFCLPACPTYGLWGEEMDSPRGRIHLMNLVERGEAPLDDTVATHLDRCLGCLACVPACPSGVRYDRLIERARAERRERAPRSPRQRLVDAAVFAVVPRPRLLRALSWPLALGLRPMALAPRVSAGDLRARPPAFTPAVGERRMSVALLSGCAQRVYFGRVNAAAVRAMAAAGCDVSVPGGQGCCGALHLHAGREADGRRRAEATIAALTGFDRVVVTAAGCGSAMKGYGELLASPDAEEFAGRVVDVTELLAELGPADAPPASRRLRVVYQDACHLLHGQRVREPPRNLLRGVPGIELLEIDDPGMCCGSAGTYNLMQPRAARELGDRKASSILAASPDLVATANPGCALQLAAAFRRIGRGDLPIVHPVELVAPDAISARRPSPPG; via the coding sequence ATGAGCACGCCGTCGACGCGCGAGCTGCTCGATGCATGCGTGCACTGCGGCTTCTGCCTGCCCGCCTGTCCGACCTATGGGCTGTGGGGCGAGGAGATGGACTCGCCGCGCGGCCGCATCCACCTGATGAACCTGGTGGAGCGGGGCGAGGCGCCGCTCGACGACACCGTCGCGACGCATCTCGACCGCTGCCTCGGCTGCCTGGCCTGCGTGCCGGCCTGCCCCAGCGGCGTGCGCTACGACCGGCTGATCGAGCGTGCGCGCGCGGAGCGGCGGGAGCGCGCCCCGCGGTCGCCGCGGCAGCGGCTGGTCGACGCCGCGGTCTTCGCCGTGGTACCCCGGCCGCGGCTGCTGCGCGCGCTCTCGTGGCCGCTCGCGCTGGGACTGCGGCCCATGGCCCTCGCGCCCCGCGTGTCGGCCGGCGACCTGCGGGCCCGCCCGCCCGCCTTCACTCCGGCGGTGGGTGAGCGGCGGATGAGCGTTGCGCTGCTCAGCGGGTGCGCTCAGCGGGTGTACTTCGGGCGCGTGAACGCCGCCGCGGTTCGCGCGATGGCCGCGGCCGGCTGCGACGTCTCGGTGCCGGGCGGCCAGGGATGCTGCGGTGCGCTGCATCTGCACGCCGGGCGAGAGGCGGATGGCAGACGCCGCGCCGAGGCGACCATCGCGGCGCTCACGGGGTTCGACCGCGTCGTTGTCACCGCGGCCGGGTGCGGATCGGCGATGAAGGGGTACGGCGAGCTGCTGGCGTCCCCGGACGCCGAGGAGTTCGCAGGCCGGGTGGTCGACGTGACCGAGCTGCTCGCGGAGCTTGGCCCGGCGGACGCGCCACCCGCGTCGCGGCGCCTGCGCGTCGTCTACCAGGACGCCTGTCACCTGCTGCACGGACAGCGCGTGCGCGAGCCGCCGCGCAACCTGCTGCGCGGCGTGCCCGGCATCGAGCTGTTGGAGATTGACGACCCGGGGATGTGCTGCGGCTCCGCCGGCACCTACAACCTCATGCAGCCGCGCGCGGCCCGGGAGCTCGGCGACCGCAAGGCGTCGTCGATTCTGGCCGCGTCCCCGGATCTCGTGGCCACCGCCAACCCGGGATGCGCGCTGCAGCTGGCCGCCGCCTTTCGTCGCATCGGGAGAGGCGACCTGCCGATCGTCCACCCGG
- a CDS encoding FAD-binding oxidoreductase, with protein sequence MIEHEAGDLTCTVEAETPLVDLQRHVGARGQMLALDPPGDGLTVGEVFDRALFGPRAHRYGRPRDLILGVRARLPGGAEIKGGGKVVKNVAGYDLPKLFTGAEGRFGTLLELTLRLHPLPARTCTLVTAPCDVSVFDPLAPACLDYRWPDGILLVRFESPAADRLAASARQLAGGEVVGEDEPVWEEQRALQSGLALHRCLPDGCTARSGELRAAGATAVVGRWGRGWLFADVAAPPRALTELEQRVVDRLAA encoded by the coding sequence GTGATCGAACACGAGGCGGGCGACCTCACCTGCACCGTGGAGGCGGAGACCCCGCTGGTCGATCTCCAGCGCCACGTCGGCGCCCGCGGCCAGATGCTGGCGCTCGACCCGCCCGGCGACGGGCTGACCGTCGGCGAGGTGTTCGACCGCGCCCTGTTCGGACCCCGCGCGCACCGCTACGGACGCCCGCGCGACCTGATCCTCGGCGTGCGCGCCCGGCTGCCCGGCGGCGCCGAGATCAAGGGCGGCGGCAAGGTGGTGAAGAACGTCGCCGGATATGACCTGCCCAAGCTTTTCACCGGCGCCGAGGGGCGCTTCGGCACGCTGCTCGAGCTGACGCTGCGGCTGCATCCGCTCCCCGCCCGCACGTGCACGCTCGTGACCGCGCCGTGCGACGTGTCGGTGTTCGACCCGCTCGCTCCGGCATGCCTCGACTACCGGTGGCCCGACGGGATACTGCTCGTGCGCTTCGAGAGCCCGGCGGCCGACCGCCTCGCGGCCTCGGCGCGGCAGCTTGCCGGCGGGGAGGTGGTCGGGGAGGACGAGCCGGTGTGGGAAGAGCAGCGGGCGCTTCAGAGCGGCCTCGCGCTCCACCGCTGCCTGCCGGACGGCTGCACGGCACGCTCCGGCGAGCTGCGTGCGGCGGGAGCGACGGCCGTCGTCGGCCGCTGGGGCCGTGGCTGGCTGTTCGCCGACGTGGCCGCGCCGCCGCGAGCCTTGACCGAGCTCGAGCAGCGGGTCGTCGACCGCCTCGCCGCATGA
- a CDS encoding FAD-linked oxidase C-terminal domain-containing protein, with translation MSLTAELGRIVGAANVVTDPVALRTYESDGLTGYRAQPLAVALPASTAEVVAVVEVCAERGLPFVARGAGTGLSGGAVPVAEGIVIGLSRMRSILEVDVPNRRVRLQPGVTNLEVTQAVARHGLYYAPDPSSQQVCTIGGNVAENSGGAHCLKYGFTANHVLEAELVLPDGSVVRLGDEDVLDLLGTVVGSEGTLGVVTEVVVRVLPLPQCVETLLAAFRSTDDAGEAVSAIIAAGIVPAAIEMMDALTIEAAEQAVHAGLPLDAGAVLLVELDGPSVEVELVVDRAEALCRQAGATDVRRAADETERAAFWRGRKAAFAAMGRVSPHYYVQDGVVPRTRLPETLRRIAELSERYGLRVGNVFHAGDGNLHPLVLYDASVEGQAHLAEQLASDILAACLEVGGSLSGEHGIGLDKARHMPAMFGEADLDAMHRLRCGFDPEGRCNPGKVFPTPRLCGEVPGPYREHPLEREGVAERW, from the coding sequence GTGAGCCTGACCGCCGAGCTCGGCCGCATCGTGGGCGCGGCCAACGTCGTCACCGATCCCGTCGCCCTGCGCACGTACGAGTCGGACGGGCTCACGGGGTACCGCGCCCAGCCGCTCGCCGTCGCGCTCCCGGCATCGACCGCCGAGGTCGTCGCGGTGGTCGAGGTGTGCGCCGAGCGGGGCCTGCCCTTCGTCGCGCGCGGCGCGGGGACGGGGCTCTCCGGCGGCGCGGTGCCCGTGGCCGAGGGCATCGTGATCGGGCTGTCCCGCATGCGGAGCATCCTCGAGGTCGATGTTCCGAACAGACGCGTACGCCTCCAACCCGGCGTGACGAATCTCGAGGTGACGCAGGCCGTCGCCCGGCATGGCCTGTACTACGCGCCCGACCCCTCGAGTCAGCAGGTGTGCACGATCGGTGGAAACGTCGCCGAGAACTCCGGCGGTGCTCATTGCCTCAAGTACGGCTTCACCGCCAACCACGTGCTCGAGGCGGAGCTGGTGCTGCCGGACGGCTCCGTTGTCCGACTTGGCGACGAAGATGTGCTCGACCTGCTCGGCACGGTCGTGGGCTCGGAGGGGACGCTCGGCGTCGTGACGGAGGTGGTGGTGCGCGTGCTGCCGCTGCCCCAGTGCGTCGAGACGCTGCTCGCAGCGTTCCGCTCGACCGACGACGCGGGCGAGGCGGTCTCGGCAATCATCGCCGCGGGCATCGTCCCCGCGGCGATCGAGATGATGGACGCCCTCACGATCGAGGCGGCCGAGCAGGCGGTGCACGCAGGACTGCCGCTTGACGCGGGCGCGGTGCTGCTGGTCGAGCTGGACGGCCCCTCCGTGGAGGTGGAGCTGGTCGTCGATCGCGCCGAAGCGCTCTGCCGCCAGGCCGGCGCGACCGACGTGCGGCGCGCCGCCGACGAGACCGAGCGGGCCGCTTTCTGGCGCGGCCGCAAGGCGGCGTTCGCCGCGATGGGCCGCGTGAGCCCGCACTACTACGTGCAGGACGGCGTCGTCCCGCGCACGCGGCTGCCCGAGACCCTGCGGCGCATCGCCGAGCTGTCCGAGCGCTACGGCCTTCGAGTCGGCAACGTCTTCCACGCGGGCGACGGGAACCTGCATCCGCTCGTCCTCTACGACGCCTCGGTCGAGGGCCAGGCCCACCTGGCGGAGCAACTGGCGTCGGACATCCTCGCTGCGTGCCTGGAGGTGGGCGGCTCGTTGAGCGGCGAGCATGGCATCGGCCTCGACAAGGCGCGGCACATGCCGGCGATGTTCGGCGAGGCGGATCTCGACGCGATGCACCGGCTCCGCTGCGGGTTCGATCCCGAGGGGCGCTGCAACCCGGGCAAGGTCTTCCCGACGCCCCGCCTGTGCGGCGAGGTGCCGGGCCCCTACCGGGAGCACCCGCTCGAGCGCGAGGGGGTCGCGGAGCGGTGGTGA
- the acnA gene encoding aconitate hydratase AcnA, producing MAIPGDPFSAADRLPSGEQLFRIGRLVDPLRLPYTVCVLLENLLRQAGTEHVTEDDVRALAAWPQSAPDANLAFMPARVIMQDLTGVPAVVDLAAMRSAVARAGGDPSRVDPLVPVDLVIDHSVQVDAFGSDQAYQSNIDREFERNGERYALLRWAQEAFRNFRVVPPGMGIVHQVNLEYLGRVVQVRDGVAVPDSLVGTDSHTTMINALGVLGWGVGGIEAEAVMLGQPMYMLSPVVLGVRMSGELRPGVTATDLVLTMTERLRAHGVVGTFVEFFGPGVPALSVADRATISNMSPEFGSTAAMFPVDAQTLAYLRDTGRPADHVALVEAYTKEQGLFRTGDEPAPAFSETIDFDLSQVEPSLAGPRRPQDRVPLAGVPASFSKAFPVQHGNGTQLGDGSVAIAAITSCTNTSNPALMVAAGLVAKKAVERGLQTKPWVKTSLAPGSRVVRDYLDAAGLTEYLDALRFNLVGYGCTTCIGNSGPLPEEVSEEISKRDLSVAAVLSGNRNFEARIHPQVRANYLASPPLVVAFALVGSVTADLTSEPVGRDRDGNPVMLDEIWPTGEEVAEAVRGAVSASLFEHQYGRIFEGDDRWQTLPVPSGELFHWDPESTYVREATFFERPADLSDIVDARVLALLGDSVTTDHISPAGSIASSTPAGAYLMEHGIEPREFNSYGARRGNHEVMVRGTFANIRLRNRIVEDVEGGFTRHFPDGEQLSIYDASLRYLEEGVPLVVIAGREYGSGSSRDWAAKGSALLGVRAVIAESYERIHRSNLVALGVIPLQFAEGESAESLGITGTETFTIRGLADFGVGDMVTVEIDGGERSFRALARLDAEADVRIYRAGGLLQMMMTELAG from the coding sequence ATGGCAATACCAGGCGATCCGTTCTCCGCCGCGGACAGGCTCCCAAGCGGCGAGCAGCTCTTCCGGATCGGCCGCCTCGTCGACCCGCTGCGGCTTCCCTACACGGTCTGCGTCCTGCTCGAGAACCTCCTTCGACAGGCCGGCACCGAGCACGTGACCGAGGACGACGTCCGCGCGCTCGCCGCCTGGCCGCAGAGCGCGCCCGATGCGAATCTCGCCTTCATGCCTGCGCGCGTGATCATGCAGGACCTGACCGGCGTGCCCGCCGTCGTCGACCTGGCCGCGATGCGCTCGGCCGTCGCGCGGGCCGGCGGCGACCCGTCGCGCGTCGACCCGCTCGTCCCCGTGGACCTCGTCATCGACCACTCCGTGCAGGTCGACGCCTTCGGATCCGACCAGGCGTACCAGAGCAACATCGACCGCGAGTTCGAGCGCAACGGCGAGCGCTACGCCCTGCTGCGCTGGGCGCAGGAGGCGTTCCGCAACTTCCGCGTCGTGCCGCCGGGCATGGGCATCGTCCACCAGGTGAACCTCGAGTACCTCGGGCGCGTCGTCCAGGTCCGAGACGGCGTGGCGGTCCCCGACTCGCTGGTCGGCACCGACTCGCACACGACAATGATCAACGCTCTGGGCGTGCTGGGCTGGGGCGTGGGCGGCATCGAGGCGGAGGCGGTCATGCTCGGCCAGCCGATGTACATGCTCTCGCCCGTCGTGCTCGGCGTCCGCATGTCGGGCGAGCTCCGCCCCGGCGTCACCGCGACCGACCTCGTCCTGACGATGACCGAGCGCCTGCGCGCCCACGGGGTGGTCGGCACGTTCGTGGAGTTCTTCGGCCCCGGCGTGCCCGCCCTCAGCGTCGCCGACCGCGCGACCATCTCGAACATGTCGCCGGAGTTCGGCTCGACCGCCGCGATGTTCCCCGTCGACGCCCAGACGCTCGCCTACCTCCGGGACACCGGCCGCCCGGCCGACCACGTCGCCCTCGTCGAGGCCTACACCAAGGAGCAGGGCCTCTTCCGCACCGGTGACGAGCCGGCTCCGGCGTTCTCCGAGACGATCGACTTCGACCTGTCGCAGGTCGAGCCCAGCCTGGCAGGCCCGCGGCGCCCGCAGGATCGCGTCCCGCTCGCCGGCGTGCCGGCGAGCTTCTCGAAAGCATTCCCGGTCCAGCACGGCAACGGCACGCAGCTCGGCGACGGATCGGTTGCCATCGCCGCCATCACCAGCTGCACGAACACCTCGAACCCCGCGCTGATGGTCGCCGCCGGCCTGGTCGCCAAGAAGGCGGTGGAGCGCGGGCTCCAGACCAAGCCGTGGGTGAAGACGAGCCTGGCCCCGGGCTCCCGTGTCGTCCGTGACTACCTCGACGCCGCGGGGCTGACCGAGTACCTGGACGCGCTCCGCTTCAACCTGGTCGGCTACGGCTGCACCACGTGCATCGGGAACTCCGGCCCGCTGCCGGAGGAGGTCAGCGAGGAGATCTCGAAACGCGATCTGTCGGTGGCGGCCGTCCTCTCGGGAAACCGCAACTTCGAGGCCCGCATCCATCCGCAGGTGCGCGCCAACTACCTCGCCTCGCCGCCGCTGGTCGTCGCATTCGCGCTTGTCGGCAGCGTCACCGCCGACCTGACGAGCGAGCCGGTGGGCCGCGACCGCGACGGCAACCCCGTGATGCTCGACGAGATCTGGCCGACCGGCGAGGAGGTCGCCGAGGCCGTCCGCGGCGCGGTGTCAGCGAGCCTGTTCGAGCATCAGTACGGCCGCATCTTCGAGGGCGACGACCGCTGGCAGACGCTGCCCGTCCCGTCCGGGGAACTGTTCCATTGGGATCCCGAGTCGACCTACGTCCGCGAGGCCACCTTCTTCGAGCGCCCGGCCGATCTCTCGGACATCGTCGACGCGCGCGTCCTCGCCCTGCTCGGCGATTCGGTGACGACCGACCACATCTCGCCCGCCGGCTCGATCGCGTCGTCCACGCCGGCCGGTGCGTACCTGATGGAGCACGGGATCGAGCCGCGCGAGTTCAACAGCTACGGCGCGCGCCGGGGCAACCACGAGGTGATGGTGCGCGGAACGTTCGCGAACATCCGCCTGCGGAACCGCATCGTCGAGGACGTCGAGGGCGGCTTCACGCGCCACTTCCCGGACGGCGAGCAGCTCTCGATCTACGACGCGTCCCTTCGCTACCTGGAGGAGGGAGTCCCGCTGGTCGTGATCGCCGGCCGCGAGTACGGCTCCGGCAGCTCGCGTGACTGGGCGGCGAAGGGCAGCGCGCTGCTCGGCGTGCGAGCGGTGATTGCCGAGAGCTACGAGCGCATCCACCGCTCGAACCTGGTCGCGCTGGGAGTCATCCCGCTCCAGTTCGCCGAGGGCGAGTCGGCGGAGTCGCTTGGCATCACCGGAACGGAGACGTTCACGATCCGCGGCCTGGCCGATTTCGGCGTCGGCGACATGGTCACCGTCGAGATCGACGGCGGCGAGCGCAGCTTCCGGGCGCTTGCCCGGCTGGATGCCGAGGCCGACGTCCGCATCTACCGCGCCGGCGGCTTGCTGCAGATGATGATGACCGAGCTGGCCGGCTGA
- a CDS encoding DUF2867 domain-containing protein, which translates to MTSPRVLLTGATGYVGGRLLRALEREDVELRCMARRPEALRARAAAGTEVVAGDVLDEGALRAALEGVDVAYYLVHSMTSSASFAQVDRDAAELFGRVARDAGVRRIIYLGGLGGSGTLSSHLASRQEVGQLLRESGVETIEFRASIVIGSGSLSFEMIRALVERLPVMVTPRWVRTPTQPIAIEDVIAYLLAALDLPPGESRVYEIGGADVVSYGDIMHAYARRRGLRRMMISVPLLTPRLSSLWLSLVTPLYAQVGRKLVDGVRSETVVTDAAALHDFRVRPRTVEEAIDRALAFEDGEFAETRWSDALPATPVRQRNRTEYGSRLIDSRAVVVPVPAAAAFRPIARIGGATGWYGADALWQLRGALDQVLGGVGLRRGRRNPETVAAGDTLDFWTVQEFEPDRLLRLQAQMRVPGRAWLQFEVESETDGARIRQTALFDPAGLAGRAYWYGLYPIHAYVFRRMLRGIARAAVNPR; encoded by the coding sequence ATGACCTCCCCCCGCGTCCTGCTGACGGGCGCCACCGGATATGTCGGCGGCCGCCTCCTGCGCGCGCTCGAGCGTGAGGATGTCGAGCTGCGGTGCATGGCCCGGCGGCCCGAGGCGCTGCGGGCGCGGGCCGCGGCCGGCACGGAGGTGGTGGCCGGGGATGTGCTCGACGAGGGCGCTCTGCGCGCTGCGCTCGAGGGCGTCGACGTCGCGTACTACCTCGTCCACTCGATGACGTCGTCGGCCTCGTTCGCCCAGGTCGACCGCGATGCGGCCGAGCTGTTCGGGCGCGTGGCGCGCGATGCAGGCGTGCGGCGGATCATCTACCTGGGCGGGCTCGGTGGGAGCGGCACGCTCTCCAGCCACCTGGCGTCCCGGCAGGAGGTCGGCCAGCTGCTCCGCGAGTCCGGTGTCGAGACGATCGAGTTCCGGGCGTCGATCGTGATCGGGTCCGGGAGCCTGTCCTTCGAGATGATCCGGGCGCTCGTGGAGCGGCTGCCGGTGATGGTGACGCCGCGGTGGGTGCGGACGCCGACCCAGCCGATCGCGATCGAGGACGTGATCGCCTACCTGCTCGCCGCGCTCGATCTGCCTCCCGGGGAGAGCCGCGTGTACGAGATCGGCGGGGCGGATGTTGTCTCGTACGGCGACATCATGCACGCATACGCCCGGCGCAGGGGGCTGCGCCGGATGATGATCAGCGTGCCGCTGCTCACGCCCAGGCTCTCCAGCCTGTGGCTGTCCCTGGTCACTCCGCTCTACGCACAGGTGGGACGCAAGCTGGTGGACGGTGTCCGCTCGGAGACCGTCGTCACCGACGCCGCGGCTCTCCACGACTTCCGCGTGCGCCCGCGCACTGTGGAGGAGGCGATCGACCGGGCGCTCGCCTTCGAGGACGGCGAGTTCGCGGAGACCCGCTGGTCCGACGCGCTGCCGGCCACCCCGGTGCGGCAGCGCAACCGCACCGAGTACGGATCGCGGCTGATCGACTCACGCGCCGTGGTGGTGCCCGTGCCGGCTGCGGCCGCGTTCCGGCCGATCGCGCGGATCGGCGGTGCCACCGGCTGGTACGGCGCGGACGCGCTGTGGCAGCTGCGCGGCGCGCTCGACCAGGTGCTCGGTGGGGTCGGCCTGCGTCGCGGGCGCCGGAATCCCGAGACGGTGGCGGCGGGCGACACGCTCGACTTCTGGACGGTTCAGGAGTTCGAGCCGGACCGGCTGCTGCGGCTCCAGGCCCAGATGCGCGTGCCGGGCAGAGCGTGGCTGCAGTTCGAGGTCGAGTCGGAGACCGACGGAGCGCGCATCCGTCAGACGGCGCTGTTCGACCCCGCAGGGCTCGCCGGTCGCGCGTACTGGTACGGCCTGTACCCGATCCACGCGTACGTGTTCCGCCGCATGCTGCGCGGCATCGCGCGGGCGGCGGTCAACCCGCGCTAG
- a CDS encoding YbaK/EbsC family protein has translation MAETRGTTNLRQAGITHRLLRYRYTGEGPVAVEAAAALGVDPALLFKTLVVMAGSEPVFALVPADRELAPKLLAAAAGSKAAELADRRTAERITGYQAGGISPLGSRRRMRVFVDRSAGDHPAILLNAGARGLIAEVATPPLLSHLGAVAVPLVRDEAR, from the coding sequence ATGGCGGAGACGAGAGGAACGACCAACCTGCGGCAGGCCGGGATCACGCACCGGCTGCTGCGCTACCGGTACACGGGCGAAGGGCCGGTGGCCGTCGAGGCGGCGGCTGCGCTGGGCGTCGACCCCGCCCTGCTGTTCAAGACGCTCGTCGTGATGGCCGGCTCCGAGCCGGTGTTCGCGCTGGTTCCCGCCGATCGCGAGCTTGCGCCGAAGCTGCTTGCCGCCGCCGCCGGCTCGAAGGCCGCAGAGCTTGCCGACCGCCGCACCGCCGAACGGATCACCGGGTACCAGGCCGGCGGGATCAGCCCGCTCGGAAGCAGGCGGCGAATGCGCGTCTTCGTCGACCGCTCGGCCGGCGACCACCCCGCCATCCTGCTCAACGCCGGGGCGCGCGGGCTGATCGCCGAGGTCGCGACCCCACCGCTGCTCTCCCACCTGGGCGCCGTGGCCGTCCCACTGGTTCGGGACGAGGCGCGCTAG
- the glpX gene encoding class II fructose-bisphosphatase: protein MAHAPDRNLALELVRVTEAAALAAARWVGFGDKIAADQAAVDAMRHMLATVEMDGMVVIGEGEKDEAPMLFNGERIGSGSGVEVDVAVDPLEGTELCARGQPNALAVVAASEKGTMFDPGPVVYMEKLACGPEVDEELDLNAPIEQTLEAIARAKRVRPRDLMVVILDRPRHDEMVKRIRAVGTRIRFISHGDVSGALMASSPDTGIDLLWGIGGTPEGVLSAAAFKCLGGQFQGKLWPRDAEERQAAIDAGYDLDKVLTLDDLVKGDNTFFAATGVTDGDLLRGVRYQRGGARTHSLVMRSKSGTVRTLQATHSMEKLGEIAGGRYD, encoded by the coding sequence ATGGCGCACGCACCCGACCGCAACCTCGCCCTCGAGCTGGTTCGCGTGACGGAGGCCGCGGCGCTGGCGGCCGCGCGGTGGGTCGGCTTCGGTGACAAGATCGCCGCCGACCAGGCCGCGGTCGACGCGATGCGCCACATGCTCGCCACCGTCGAGATGGACGGCATGGTCGTGATCGGCGAGGGCGAGAAGGACGAGGCGCCGATGCTGTTCAACGGCGAGCGGATCGGTTCGGGCTCCGGCGTCGAGGTCGACGTCGCGGTCGACCCGCTCGAGGGCACCGAGCTGTGCGCGCGCGGGCAGCCGAACGCGCTGGCCGTTGTCGCGGCGTCGGAGAAGGGGACGATGTTCGACCCCGGCCCGGTCGTGTACATGGAGAAGCTGGCCTGTGGCCCCGAGGTCGACGAGGAGCTCGACCTGAACGCGCCGATCGAGCAGACGCTCGAGGCGATTGCGCGGGCCAAGCGGGTGCGGCCGCGCGACCTGATGGTCGTGATCCTCGACCGGCCGCGGCACGACGAGATGGTCAAGCGCATCCGCGCGGTCGGCACGCGCATCCGGTTCATCTCGCACGGCGACGTGTCCGGCGCGCTGATGGCGTCGAGTCCCGACACGGGCATCGACCTGCTGTGGGGCATCGGCGGGACGCCGGAGGGCGTCCTCTCCGCGGCGGCGTTCAAGTGCCTGGGCGGGCAGTTCCAGGGCAAGCTGTGGCCGCGCGACGCCGAGGAGCGGCAGGCGGCGATTGACGCCGGCTACGACCTCGACAAGGTGCTCACGCTGGACGATCTCGTCAAGGGGGACAACACCTTCTTCGCGGCGACGGGCGTCACCGACGGAGACCTGCTGCGGGGCGTGCGCTACCAGCGCGGCGGCGCTCGCACGCACTCGCTGGTCATGCGGTCGAAGTCCGGGACGGTGCGCACGCTGCAGGCGACGCACAGCATGGAGAAGCTTGGCGAGATCGCCGGCGGCAGATACGACTAG
- a CDS encoding ADP-ribosylglycohydrolase family protein: protein MSGLLRLRRRAPHPQLAERARGVMLGMAVGDALGAAVEWDHPEQIHARYGGPLRDMVASRIWRLGEWTDDTAMALALAESMGERSGYDEDDVLARYLVWARSGPKDIGATVSHALARARTPDDARAAAAAYHELSGGHSAGNGSLMRTAPIGIFYRDEPGAIERVSRLDSSLTHHDELAGDACVLLNMTIAALLTDRRLPQSTSGVGLVAAEAPGQTADELLDPVHRQIGFVLTALRVAFWAAMTAGSFEEAVVSAANLGGDADTNAAVTGALAGARFGAGAIPQRWLEPLHERERLAGAAMRLVRDRR from the coding sequence GTGTCCGGTCTGCTGCGTCTGAGGCGCCGCGCGCCGCACCCGCAGCTTGCGGAGCGCGCCCGTGGGGTGATGCTCGGGATGGCCGTGGGCGACGCGCTCGGCGCCGCGGTCGAGTGGGACCACCCGGAGCAGATCCACGCGCGGTACGGCGGCCCGCTGCGCGACATGGTGGCCTCGCGCATCTGGCGGCTGGGCGAGTGGACGGACGACACGGCGATGGCGCTCGCGCTCGCCGAGAGCATGGGCGAGCGCAGCGGCTACGACGAGGACGACGTGCTCGCCCGGTACCTCGTCTGGGCCCGCTCCGGGCCGAAGGACATCGGAGCGACGGTCAGCCATGCGCTGGCACGCGCCCGCACGCCCGACGACGCCCGAGCGGCGGCCGCGGCGTACCACGAGTTGTCCGGCGGCCACAGTGCCGGGAACGGCTCGCTGATGCGGACGGCGCCGATCGGCATCTTCTACCGCGACGAACCGGGCGCGATCGAGCGCGTGTCGCGGCTCGACTCGTCGCTGACGCATCACGATGAGCTCGCCGGGGATGCGTGCGTGCTGCTGAACATGACGATCGCGGCGCTGCTGACGGACCGCCGGCTGCCGCAGTCGACGTCCGGCGTCGGGCTGGTCGCCGCCGAGGCGCCGGGGCAGACCGCCGACGAGCTGCTGGATCCGGTGCACCGGCAGATCGGGTTCGTGCTGACCGCACTGCGCGTGGCGTTCTGGGCCGCAATGACGGCCGGGAGCTTCGAGGAGGCGGTCGTCTCGGCCGCGAACCTCGGCGGCGACGCGGACACCAACGCCGCGGTGACCGGGGCGCTTGCGGGGGCGCGGTTCGGCGCCGGAGCGATACCGCAGCGGTGGCTCGAGCCGCTGCACGAGCGCGAACGTCTGGCAGGCGCCGCGATGCGGCTGGTGCGCGACCGGCGCTGA
- a CDS encoding DNA-formamidopyrimidine glycosylase family protein, translated as MPEGHTLELASRRLRPLLGETVQDGPLSGAKVVGVEARGKNLLVHGDDGRSLHAHLGMHGSVRLRPAGTGRGRHVLRTAAGDAVIRGTIVRVVPSSRVRLALGPDLLRDFDMDEYLRRIRIVDRAVGEALMDQRVVAGVGNIVKSEALWECRIDPFAPVSSLGDERLRSLAEASRRILRGGVAAGGRLPAQIYRRAGRPCPRCGAAIRSAPQGEQRRTSYWCPVCCV; from the coding sequence GTGCCTGAAGGTCACACGCTCGAGCTCGCTTCACGCCGGCTGCGCCCGTTGCTGGGCGAGACGGTGCAGGACGGCCCGCTCAGCGGCGCGAAGGTGGTCGGTGTCGAAGCGCGCGGCAAGAACCTGCTGGTGCACGGCGACGACGGCCGCTCGCTGCACGCTCACCTCGGAATGCACGGCAGCGTGCGGCTGCGGCCGGCCGGCACCGGCCGCGGGCGGCACGTGCTGCGCACCGCGGCCGGCGACGCGGTCATCCGCGGGACGATCGTGCGCGTCGTGCCGTCATCGCGCGTGCGGCTCGCCCTCGGCCCCGACCTGCTGCGTGACTTCGACATGGACGAGTACCTGCGCCGCATCCGCATCGTCGATCGCGCGGTGGGCGAGGCGTTGATGGATCAGCGCGTCGTTGCTGGTGTAGGCAACATCGTCAAGAGCGAGGCGCTGTGGGAGTGCCGCATCGATCCGTTCGCGCCCGTGTCGTCCCTCGGCGACGAGAGGCTGCGCTCGCTCGCGGAGGCGAGCCGTCGCATCCTGCGTGGCGGGGTCGCGGCCGGCGGACGCCTTCCGGCGCAGATCTACCGGCGGGCCGGGAGGCCGTGTCCGCGCTGCGGCGCGGCGATCCGGTCCGCGCCGCAGGGCGAGCAGCGGCGGACGAGCTACTGGTGTCCGGTCTGCTGCGTCTGA